The genomic stretch GAGAACGTCGCCGCCCGTATCTACGACCCGCGCCGCGCCGAGGTCTACCAGCGCCTGGGCATCCCCACCGTGGCCACGGTGCGCTGGACGGCCGACCAGATGCTGCGCCGGCTGCTGCCGTCGGGTGCCGAGCCGCTGTGGCGCGACCCCACCGGCGGGGTGCAGCTCGCCGAGGTGCACGCCTCCCCCAAGTGGGTCGGCCACAAGATCAGCAAGCTGCAGGAGGAGACGGGCGTCCGCGTGGCGTTCCTGACCCGCCTGGGCGAGGCGATCCTGCCGACCTCGCAGACGGTGCTGCAGGAGGGCGACCTCGTGCACGTGATGATGCGGACGGACGACGTGGACGAGGTCGAAGCGTCGTTCGCCCAGGGTCCGGAAGAGGAGGGCGGTCACTGATGAGGGTCGCCATTGCCGGAGCCGGCGCCGTCGGCCGCTCGATCGCGGCCGAGCTGCTGGAGAACGGCCACGAGGTCCTGCTCGTCGACAAGGCCCCGACCGCCATCTCGGTGGAGCGGGTGCCGCAGGCGGAGTGGCTGCTGGCCGACGCCTGCGAGATCACCTCCCTGGACGAGGCGGCGCTGCAGCGCTGCAACGTCGTCATCGCCGCGACCGGCGACGACAAGGTCAACCTGGTCGTCTCGCTGCTCGCCAAGACGGAGTACGGCGTCCCGCGCGTCGTCGCCCGCGTCAACAACCCGAAGAACGAATGGCTGTTCAACGAGGCCTGGGGCGTGGACGTGGCGGTCTCCACCCCGCGTCTGATGTCGGCCCTGGTCGAGGAGGCGGTCTCGGTCGGCGACCTGGTCCGTCTGCTCCGCTTCAGCCACGGTGACGCCAACCTCGTCGAGCTGACCCTGCCCGAGGAGTCGGCCCTGGCCGGCACCCAGGTCGGCGACGTCGAGTGGCCGGAGGACACCTCCCTGGTCACGATCATCCGCGGCACCCGCGTCCTGACCCCCTCCAAGGAGGACTCCCTGGAGGCGGGCGACGAACTCCTCTTCGTGGCGGCTCAGGCCCGGGAGGAGCAGCTGGAGGAGCTGCTGTCGGTGCGGCGGGAAGAGTCCTGACGCAGACGGCGAAGGGCGCCCCTGTTGCCAGGGGCGCCCGTCGCCGTCGTACGACCGCTGTCTACGCGTCCCTGCGGTGCCGTCCGCCGGACACGTCACCGCCCTCGGCGGCCAGCGCGGCCTTGCGCTCCTGCTCGGCCTTCTCCTCCGCCTCCATCTCCGCGAACACGTCGATCGGCGCGGGCGCCTTCGCCAGGAAGACCCAGGTGAGCCAGACCGCCAGCAGGAACGGCGGGATCTTCAGGGCGACCAGGACCCAGCCGAGCTTGGTGGTGTCGGACCACCAGTAGAGCGGGAAGAGGATCGCGCACTTGGCGAGCAGGATCAGGCCCCAGGCCCAACTCGCCTTCGCGTAGGCCTTCTTGCGGCCGGGGTTGCGGGTGCGCCAGGAGAGGTTCTCCTTGAAGACCGGGCCGAGGATGAGACCGATCAGCGGCACACCGGCGAGGGTCGTCACGATGTACGCCACCGCCAGGCCCAGCGTGTAGAGCATGCCGGGGAGGTAGAAGTCCTTGGCGTTGCCGGTGAACATCGCGAACACGACACCGAAGGCCACCCCGAACACACCACTGAAGGCGTGCTTGACGGTGTCCCTCATGGCGAGCCGGACCACGACCAGGACGAGAGAGACGATCAGCGCGGCGATCGCCGACACGTGCAGGTTCTTGTTGACCGTGAAGATCGCGACGAAGAGCAGGCCCGGCACGACCGTCTCGACCATGCCACGGACCCCGCCGAACGCCTCGAACAGCGCGGCCTCGGTCACCGCCCGGGCGTCGTCGGTCGGCGCCTGACCGGCGTCTTCGGTCGGCTTGTCGAGGGACGTCACCGGCTACTCCCGTCCGAGGGGTCGCAGTTCGTATTTGGGGTTGAACAGCACGCGGCGGCCCCGGCTCATCGAGATCCGGCCCGATGCGATCAGCTTGCGCCCCGGTTCTATGCCCACGATGGAACGCCTGCCGAGCCACACCACGTCCAGCGCGGCGGAGCCGTCGAACAGCTCGGCTTCCAGGGCGGGGACCCCGGCGCGCGGTCGCAAGGTAACCGTGCGCAAGGTACCAGTTACGGTGACGATCTGCCGGTCGTGGCAGTCACCGATCTTGGTACAGCCCGCTGTCTCGGCGTCCTCGCGCAGCTCCTCGGACTCCAGGTCCTCCTGCGACGAGGAGAGCCGGTCGAGCATGCGCCGGAACCGGCCGGCCGGCTTTTCGGATCGAGGAACAGCACTCATACGTGAAGCGTACCGGGGCACACCGACGGCACCGTAGCCCAGCTCACTTCCGAGCCCTCACTTCTCGAACCGGTATCCCATCCCCGGCTCCGTGATGAAGTGCTTCGGGTGCGACGGGTCCGTCTCCAGCTTGCGGCGCAGCTGGGCCATGTATACGCGCAGGTAGTTGGTCTCGGTGCCGTACGACGGCCCCCACACCTCCTGCAGCAGCTGCTTCTGGCTGACCAGCCGGCCGGTGTTGCGGACCAGCACCTCCAGCAGATGCCACTCGGTCGGGGTGAGCCGGACGTCCTTGCCGGCGCGGTTGACCTTCTTGGCGGCCAGGTCGACGGTGAAGCCCTCGGTCTCGACGGTCGTCAGGTCGTCGTCGCCGGGTCCGACCGGCTCGGCCCGGCGCACGGCGGCCCGCAGCCGGGCCAGCAGCTCGTCCATGCCGAAGGGCTTGGTGACGTAGTCGTCGGCGCCCGCGTCGAGCGCCTCCACCTTCTCGTCGGAGGAGTGCCGGGCGGACAGCACCAGGATGGGTACGCGCGTCCAGCCGCGCAGCCCCTTGATCACCTCGGTGCCGTCCATGTCGGGCAGACCCAGGTCGAGCACGACCACGTCGGGATGGCGGGAGGCGGCGAGTTCGAGGGCGGTCCTGCCGTCGGCGGCCGCGTCGACCTCGTACTTGCGCGCCTTGAGGTTGATCACGAGGGCGCGCACGATCTGCGGCTCGTCGTCGACCACGAGCACCCGGGTCATAGGGTCTGCCTTTCTGGTTCTGCGATGTCCTCCCCGACGGGGGGCTCTGCGGTGTGCTCCCCCGCGGGAAGCGGCTCGGGACGCGCTCCTGCCGCGCGGAGGCTGAGGACCATGGTGAGTCCGCCACCCGGTGTGTCCTCGGCGTTGAGGGTGCCGCCCATGGCCTCGGCGAAGCCCCGGGCGACCGCGAGTCCGAGCCCGACCCCGGCGCCGCGCGGAGCGTCGCCGTAGCGCTGGAAGGGTTCGAATATGCGGTCCTTCGCCTCGTCCGGTACGCCCGGCCCGCGGTCCACGATGCGCACCTCGACCCGGTCGGCGATGGCGCTGGCGGAGACCAGCACGGGCCGCCCGCGCGGGCTGTACTTGACGGCGTTCTCCACCAGGTTGGCCACGGACCGCTCCAGCAGCCCGGGGTCGACCTCGACGATCGGCAGCGTCTCGGGGATGTCCAGCTCGACGCTGTCCTCGGGTACGCCGCCCAGAGCCATCGGGACCACCTCGTCCACGTCGATCTCGCGGATGATGGGGGTGACCGTGCCGGTCTGCAGGCGGGACATGTCCAGCAGGTTGCCGACGAGGTGGTCGAGCCGGTCGGCGCCCTCCTCGATGCCCTCCAGCAACTCCGCCCGGTCCTCCTCGGACCAGGCCACGTCGTCGGAGCGCAGCGAGGAGACGGCGGCCTTGATGCCGGCCAGCGGGGTGCGCAGGTCGTGGCTGACGGCGGCCAGCAGGGCGGTGCGGATGCGGTTGCCCTCGGCGAGTGCACGGGCCTGGTCGGCCTCCTCCTGCAGACGCCGGCGGTCCAGGGCGATGGCGGCCTGCGCGGCGAAGGCGGCGAGCACCCGGCGGTCCTCGGCGGGCAGCACCCGGCCGGTGAGCGCGAGCGCCATGTGGTCGCCGACCGGCATGTCGACGTCGGCGTCCTCGGGCCGCTCCAGCGGGCGCCCGAATCCGGCGCGCCCGGCGCAGGTCCACGGCTCGACGTCGCCCGCCCGCTCCAGCAGCGCGGCGGACTCCATCGCGAAGGTCTCCCGGACCCGCTCCAGCAGTTCCTCCAGGCTGGTCTCGCCGCGCAGCACGTTCCCGGCGAGGAAGGAGAGGATCTCGGACTCGGCGCGCAGCCGAGCGGCCTGGTGGGTGCGCCGGGCGGCGAGGTCCACGACGGAGGCCACCGACACGGCGACGCACAGGAAGATCGCGATGGCCACGATGTTCTTCGGGTCGGCGATCGTCCACTGGTGCAGCGGCGGTGTGTAGTAGTAGTTCAGCAGCAGCGAGCCGAAGGCCACCGAGGCCAGCGCGGGCAGCAGGCCGCCGAGCAGGGCCGCCGCGACCGTGACGGCCAGGAACAGCAGCATGTCGTTGGCGAGGCCGACATCGACGGCGTTCAGCAGCACCGCCAGCGCGACCGGGCCGCCGAGCCCGACCAGCCAGCCCGAGATGATCCGGGCCCGGCCGAGCCGGGCGCCCCGGGCCACGGGCAGTCCGCGCCCCTTGGCGGCCTCCTCGTGGGTGACGATGTGGACGTCGAGGTCGGGGCCGGACTCGCGGGCGACCGTGGCGCCGACGCCGGGTCCGAGGACGTACTGCCAGGCCTTGCGGCGCGAGGAGCCCAGCACGATCTGGGTGGCGTTCACGCCCCGCGCGAAGTCCAGCAGGGCGGCCGGTATGTCGTCGCCGACGACATGGTGGAAGGTGCCGCCGAGGTCCTCCACAAGGGTCCGCTGGACGGCCAGCTCCTTCGGAGAGGCCGAGGTCAGACCGTCGCTGCGGGAGATGTAGACGGCGAGCACCTCGCCGCCGGCGCCCTTCTCGGCGAGCCGCGAGGCACGCCGTATCAGGGTGCGCCCCTCGGGGCCGCCGGTCAGGCCGACCACGATCCGCTCCCGCGAACCCCAGATCTTGGAGACCCGGTGTTCGCTGCGGTAGGCGTTCAGGTACTCGTCGACCCGGTCGGCCACCCACAGCAGGGCCAGCTCGCGCAGGGCGGTCAGGTTGCCGGGGCGGAAGTAGTTGGACAGGGCCGCGTCGACCTTGTCCGGCTGGTAGATGTTGCCGTGCGCCATACGGCGGCGCAGCGCCTCCGGGGACATGTCGACCAGCTCGATCTGGTCGGCCCGCCGTACGACCTCGTCCGGGACGGTCTCCTGCTGCCGCACCCCGGTGATCGACTCCACGACATCGCCGAGTGATTCGAGGTGCTGGATGTTGACGGTGGAGATCACGTCGATGCCGGCCGCGAGCAGTTCCTCGACGTCCTGCCAGCGCTTGGCGTTGCGGGAGCCGGGGACGTTGGTGTGGGCTAGTTCGTCCACCAGGGCGACGGCGGGGGCCCGGCGCAGTACGGCGTCCACGTCCATCTCGGTGAAGACGGCCTCCCGGTACTCCAGACGCTTGCGCGGCACCAGCTCCAGGCCGTGCAGCATCACCTCGGTGCGCGGCCGGTCGTAGTGCTCCACGTAGGCCACGACACAGTCGGTGCCCCGCTCCACGCGGCGATGTGCCTCGGCGAGCATGGCGTAGGTCTTGCCCACACCGGGTGCCGCACCGAGGTAGATCCGAAGCTTGCCGCGTCCCATGGCCCCATTGTCTTCCAGTAGCGCTTGCGTACGCAGCGTCGACCTTACGGCCAGCAATTGCGGCAATAGGGACAGGAGGGCGGGCAGCGGGCAACTTTGACGCAACCCTGATGAGCCGTACGGCCTGGTGGGCGCCCTGTGCCGGTGCTACCGGTTCAGTGCTCGATGATCTCGCCGTCCCGCAGTTCCAGCACCCGGTCGGCCGGATCCAGCAGGGTCGCGTCGTGCGTGGCGACCAGGGCGGACGGCGTCCGCCCGGCTCGGCCCAGGCCGGCCCCGCACTGCGTTCGGGTGGGGGGCGAGGGCGCGGGCGAGGCGACCCTCCCTCAGTGACTCAAGGGCCTGGAGACGTCACGCAGGGCGTGGAAGCGCTTCAAAGGGGCGCGGGGAACTGCGCGACCAGCCGCCCACGGGCCCGCACCCGGCAATGGCGGGCCCCACGATGGCGCGCCCCCGCAAAAACGGGCCGCACCCCTCAAAGGCACGGCCCGTTTCCGGCTGCTGAAGCCGTCAGCGGACTTCCGTGATCTCCGGTCCGCGCTGCAACTGCCCCATACCGCCCGAGAACCGCGAGCCCTCCTCCTGCTGGATGCCCTCGGGGACCATCTGCGCGTCGTTGGGCAGCTTGAGGACGATCGGGTCTCGGGGCGCCATCGGGCCCTCGCCGCGGACCACGACGGTGTCCCGGAAGATCTGCTCCAGCAGACCCGCGGCCTGCGGCTGCACGGCGCCCTGGCCGGAGATCACACCGCGCAGGAACCAGCGCGGGCCGTCCACACCGACGAACCGTACGACCTGGAAGCCGCCGGTGCCGTCGGGCAGCTGCACCGGCACCTGGGCGCGCAGCTCCCAGCCGAGCGGGCCCTCGACCTCGTCGACGATGCCACCCTGCTGGGTGATACCGCTCCCGATCTCCTCGCGGACCTCACCCCAGATGCCCTCGCGCTTGGGCGCGGCGAACGCCTGGAGCTGAATGGCGCTGTCGCGCAGCACGACCGTCGCGGCGACGATCGCGTCACCGGCGACCTCGACCCGCAGCTCCATCCCTTCCACGCCCGGGACGAACATCCCGCCGAGGTCCACGCGGCCCTCGGCCGCATCGCGCACCTCTTCGCTGTCCCAGGGCCCGTCGGGCCGGGGCCCGGGCTCCAGCCGGACGCGCTCGCGCCCGCCCTCTTGCGCTTCCTCGTCCGCCTCGGTGTCGACGCTGTCGACGACCTGCTCGGCCTCGCCGGCCGCGTCCTCGGCGGCACCCTTCTTCTTGCGACGTCCGAACACGTCACTGTCCTTCCCGGTCGGATACAACCGAAGCGTATCGATTCCCACCCGTCGGACCGCCCATGGCGGCCTGACCGCATGTGCCGCTCCCGCCGCCCACCGCGGCATGGCCACCGGTGGACCCGAAGCCCCCCTCGGCCCGCGCCGAGCCGGGAAGTTCCACCACCTCCTGGAAGCGGACCCTCTCGACCTGCTGGACGACCAGTTGGGCAATCCGGTCGAAGCGCTCGAACCGCACGCTGTCGCGCGGGTCGAGATTCACCACGATCACCTTGATCTCCCCACGGTACCCGGCATCAACCGTCCCCGGGGCATTCACGAGGGCGACACCGCAGCGGGCGGCGAGGCCGGAACGCGGATGCACGAAGGCGGCGTACCCCTCGGGCAGGGCGATCGACACCCCCGTGGGAAGTACAGCCCGCTCGCCGGGCTTCAGCTCGCACGGCTCGGTGGTGCGCAGATCGGCTCCGGCGTCCCCGGGGTGCTCGTACGCCGGAAGCGGCACGTCCGGGTCGACTCGGCGGATGAGTACGTCGAGAGGGCTCACGGGTTCACCTCGAAGGCGCGGGTGCGCCGGATCTGGTCCGGGTCGCTCATGGCGGCCTGGATCTCCTCCTTGCGGCCGTGGTCGATGAAGTGGTCGACCTTGACCTCGATGAAGAGGGCGTCGGCGCGTACGGCGACGGGCCCGTCGGGGGCGCCGACGCGTCCGGTGGCGGTGGAGTAGATCTTCCGCCCGGCGACGGCGGTGACCTCGGCCTCCAAGTAGAGCGTGGTGCCCACCGGAACGGGCCGCACGAAGTCGGTCTCCAGCCGGCCGGTGACGGCGATGGTGCGCAGCAGCCAGTTCAGCGAGCCGAGGGTCTCGTCGAGGGCCGTGGTCAGCACTCCGCCGTGCGCGAGGCCCGGGGCGCCCTGGTGGGCGGGCTGGACGGTGAACTCGGCGGTCAGCGAGACACCCTCGCCGGCCCGGGCCTCCAGGTGCAGTCCGTGCGACTGCCCGGGGCCACAACCGAAACAGTGTTCGTAGTGGGCACCGAGGAGTTCTCCGGGCGCGGGTGCGTCGGGGTGCCGTACCGGTTTCACCGCGTCGGCGGGAGGCTGAAGACGTGCGGAACTACCACTCACAGCCGCAGACCTTACCCGCGCGTCGGCCGTATCAGGTTCCCGTGCCAAGCTTGGCCTCATGCAGCTCTCCGCCACCCCGTACGAAGAACGCCTCACCGCCCCCCGTTCGTGGTGGTTGATCAGCTTTCTCGTGGGTGTCTCGTTCGCCTTGATCCTGCTCCCCTTCGGCACCCTGCCGCTGCTCGGCGGCCTGGTCGGCGGTACGGCCGCGGCGGCGGTGGTCGCGAGCGCGTACGGCTCGCTGCGCATCCGTGTCGTGGGTGACTCACTGATCGCGGGCGAGGCGAAGATCCCGGTGTCGGCGCTGGGCGAGGCTGAGGTGCTGGACGCGGAGGAGGCCCGCGCCTGGCGGACGTACAAGGCCGACACGCGCGCGTTCCTGCTGCTGCGGGCCTACATCCCCACGGCGCTGCGGGTGGAGGTCACGGACCCGCAGGACCCGACGCCGTACCTGTATCTGTCGACGCGGGAGCCGGAGAGGCTGGCGGCAGCGATCGCGACGGCCCGCACGGCGAACTCCTAAGACTCTTCGGCCTCTTCGGGGAAGTCGCGCAGTTGCAACGGCTCTGCCGGCTTCTCCAGCGGCGGGAGCTCCTCCAGCTCGTCCCAGGGCACCTGAATCCTGCGCAGGTCGGTACGGATGCGGGCGGCGAGCCGCTTCGTGCTCCGGCGGTTCATGACGGCGCCGACCGCCGCGCCCACCATGAACGGCATGAGGTTGGGCAGGTCCCGGACCACGCGCTTCATGATCTGCTGGCGCAGTTCGCGCTTCATGTGGCCGCCGAGAGCCGTGTCGTACGTCGACGGCTTCATCACATCTATTCCGCGCTCCCCCGACCAGGAGGACAGATACGCGGTGCTGCGGCTCTTCAGGCTCCCCGGCGGTCGTACGCCGTAGACCTCGTGGAGTTCGGCGACGAGCTTCAGCTCGATCGCGGCAACCCCGGTGATCTCCGCGGCCAGCTCGGTCGGCATGGCCGGGGGCACCGGCAGCATCGCCGCCGCTCCGATCCCGGCTCCGATCGTCGATGTTCCGGCCGCCGCGCCCGCCACGAGCTTGTCGGCGAGTTCTTCGGGCCCGAGGCCCGG from Streptomyces roseochromogenus subsp. oscitans DS 12.976 encodes the following:
- a CDS encoding PaaI family thioesterase; its protein translation is MSGSSARLQPPADAVKPVRHPDAPAPGELLGAHYEHCFGCGPGQSHGLHLEARAGEGVSLTAEFTVQPAHQGAPGLAHGGVLTTALDETLGSLNWLLRTIAVTGRLETDFVRPVPVGTTLYLEAEVTAVAGRKIYSTATGRVGAPDGPVAVRADALFIEVKVDHFIDHGRKEEIQAAMSDPDQIRRTRAFEVNP
- the dut gene encoding dUTP diphosphatase, translating into MSPLDVLIRRVDPDVPLPAYEHPGDAGADLRTTEPCELKPGERAVLPTGVSIALPEGYAAFVHPRSGLAARCGVALVNAPGTVDAGYRGEIKVIVVNLDPRDSVRFERFDRIAQLVVQQVERVRFQEVVELPGSARAEGGFGSTGGHAAVGGGSGTCGQAAMGGPTGGNRYASVVSDREGQ
- a CDS encoding OB-fold nucleic acid binding domain-containing protein, with the protein product MSAVPRSEKPAGRFRRMLDRLSSSQEDLESEELREDAETAGCTKIGDCHDRQIVTVTGTLRTVTLRPRAGVPALEAELFDGSAALDVVWLGRRSIVGIEPGRKLIASGRISMSRGRRVLFNPKYELRPLGRE
- a CDS encoding DUF3710 domain-containing protein, with the protein product MFGRRKKKGAAEDAAGEAEQVVDSVDTEADEEAQEGGRERVRLEPGPRPDGPWDSEEVRDAAEGRVDLGGMFVPGVEGMELRVEVAGDAIVAATVVLRDSAIQLQAFAAPKREGIWGEVREEIGSGITQQGGIVDEVEGPLGWELRAQVPVQLPDGTGGFQVVRFVGVDGPRWFLRGVISGQGAVQPQAAGLLEQIFRDTVVVRGEGPMAPRDPIVLKLPNDAQMVPEGIQQEEGSRFSGGMGQLQRGPEITEVR
- a CDS encoding DUF3159 domain-containing protein is translated as MTSLDKPTEDAGQAPTDDARAVTEAALFEAFGGVRGMVETVVPGLLFVAIFTVNKNLHVSAIAALIVSLVLVVVRLAMRDTVKHAFSGVFGVAFGVVFAMFTGNAKDFYLPGMLYTLGLAVAYIVTTLAGVPLIGLILGPVFKENLSWRTRNPGRKKAYAKASWAWGLILLAKCAILFPLYWWSDTTKLGWVLVALKIPPFLLAVWLTWVFLAKAPAPIDVFAEMEAEEKAEQERKAALAAEGGDVSGGRHRRDA
- a CDS encoding sensor histidine kinase, giving the protein MGRGKLRIYLGAAPGVGKTYAMLAEAHRRVERGTDCVVAYVEHYDRPRTEVMLHGLELVPRKRLEYREAVFTEMDVDAVLRRAPAVALVDELAHTNVPGSRNAKRWQDVEELLAAGIDVISTVNIQHLESLGDVVESITGVRQQETVPDEVVRRADQIELVDMSPEALRRRMAHGNIYQPDKVDAALSNYFRPGNLTALRELALLWVADRVDEYLNAYRSEHRVSKIWGSRERIVVGLTGGPEGRTLIRRASRLAEKGAGGEVLAVYISRSDGLTSASPKELAVQRTLVEDLGGTFHHVVGDDIPAALLDFARGVNATQIVLGSSRRKAWQYVLGPGVGATVARESGPDLDVHIVTHEEAAKGRGLPVARGARLGRARIISGWLVGLGGPVALAVLLNAVDVGLANDMLLFLAVTVAAALLGGLLPALASVAFGSLLLNYYYTPPLHQWTIADPKNIVAIAIFLCVAVSVASVVDLAARRTHQAARLRAESEILSFLAGNVLRGETSLEELLERVRETFAMESAALLERAGDVEPWTCAGRAGFGRPLERPEDADVDMPVGDHMALALTGRVLPAEDRRVLAAFAAQAAIALDRRRLQEEADQARALAEGNRIRTALLAAVSHDLRTPLAGIKAAVSSLRSDDVAWSEEDRAELLEGIEEGADRLDHLVGNLLDMSRLQTGTVTPIIREIDVDEVVPMALGGVPEDSVELDIPETLPIVEVDPGLLERSVANLVENAVKYSPRGRPVLVSASAIADRVEVRIVDRGPGVPDEAKDRIFEPFQRYGDAPRGAGVGLGLAVARGFAEAMGGTLNAEDTPGGGLTMVLSLRAAGARPEPLPAGEHTAEPPVGEDIAEPERQTL
- a CDS encoding potassium channel family protein, with protein sequence MHIVIMGCGRVGSALAQTLEQQGHTVAVIDQDPTAFRRLGPGFGGRRVTGVGFDQDTLREAGIEEAGAFAAVSSGDNSNIISARVAREMFGVENVAARIYDPRRAEVYQRLGIPTVATVRWTADQMLRRLLPSGAEPLWRDPTGGVQLAEVHASPKWVGHKISKLQEETGVRVAFLTRLGEAILPTSQTVLQEGDLVHVMMRTDDVDEVEASFAQGPEEEGGH
- a CDS encoding response regulator gives rise to the protein MTRVLVVDDEPQIVRALVINLKARKYEVDAAADGRTALELAASRHPDVVVLDLGLPDMDGTEVIKGLRGWTRVPILVLSARHSSDEKVEALDAGADDYVTKPFGMDELLARLRAAVRRAEPVGPGDDDLTTVETEGFTVDLAAKKVNRAGKDVRLTPTEWHLLEVLVRNTGRLVSQKQLLQEVWGPSYGTETNYLRVYMAQLRRKLETDPSHPKHFITEPGMGYRFEK
- a CDS encoding DUF3093 domain-containing protein, with product MQLSATPYEERLTAPRSWWLISFLVGVSFALILLPFGTLPLLGGLVGGTAAAAVVASAYGSLRIRVVGDSLIAGEAKIPVSALGEAEVLDAEEARAWRTYKADTRAFLLLRAYIPTALRVEVTDPQDPTPYLYLSTREPERLAAAIATARTANS
- a CDS encoding potassium channel family protein; translation: MRVAIAGAGAVGRSIAAELLENGHEVLLVDKAPTAISVERVPQAEWLLADACEITSLDEAALQRCNVVIAATGDDKVNLVVSLLAKTEYGVPRVVARVNNPKNEWLFNEAWGVDVAVSTPRLMSALVEEAVSVGDLVRLLRFSHGDANLVELTLPEESALAGTQVGDVEWPEDTSLVTIIRGTRVLTPSKEDSLEAGDELLFVAAQAREEQLEELLSVRREES